One region of Triticum aestivum cultivar Chinese Spring chromosome 6B, IWGSC CS RefSeq v2.1, whole genome shotgun sequence genomic DNA includes:
- the LOC123139159 gene encoding vegetative cell wall protein gp1 — MATAVLRSHDALANRMHLAAFAASPQAAKQRRRRHPKPASPPPKVAVVAGSSPPKPALLASPATKQAPAAGRRSPPVKPARKQPSPTKEKPRQQPIVMEAVRILKRGEEPPAPAPAPVQARAQAQPADRRVRSPSPASPPVVKARPQAPPADRRVRSPPPATAPIPARAQAPPADKRALRTTSRIGPQQPAVAPTKKMVPVAIATSYAGPAFSAAAPEPSSLPLPGFFFRRAEEEATRGLRCLLRIGELS, encoded by the coding sequence ATGGCGACGGCGGTGCTCAGATCCCACGACGCGCTCGCCAACAGGATGCATCTCGCCGCCTTCGCCGCGTCCCCCCAGGCCGCCAAGCAGCGCCGCCGGCGCCACCCCAAGCCGGCCTCGCCGCCGCCCAAGGTGGCCGTTGTTGCCGGTTCTTCGCCGCCAAAGCCGGCTCTtttggcgtcgccggcgacgaAGCAGGCGCCCGCGGCCGGCCGTCGGTCCCCGCCGGTGAAGCCTGCCCGCAAGCAGCCTTCCCCGACCAAGGAGAAGCCCCGGCAGCAGCCGATCGTGATGGAGGCCGTCCGGATCCTCAAGCGCGGCGAGGAGCCGCCTGCCCCCGCCCCCGCGCCAGTCCAGGCCAGGGCGCAAGCCCAGCCCGCGGACAGGCGGGTGCGGTCTCCCTCCCCTGCCTCACCGCCCGTCGTCAAGGCCCGGCCCCAAGCCCCGCCAGCGGATAGGCGCGTGCGGTCTCCTCCCCCAGCCACAGCACCCATCCCGGCACGGGCGCAAGCCCCGCCGGCCGACAAGAGGGCGCTCCGGACCACCAGCCGGATCGGCCCGCAGCAACCTGCCGTGGCCCCGACCAAGAAGATGGTGCCAGTCGCCATCGCAACCAGCTACGCCGGCCCGGCGTTCTCTGCCGCGGCCCCAGAGCCGAGCTCCCTGCCCCTGCCGGGATTCTTCTTCCGGCgcgcagaggaagaggccacccgCGGCCTCCGGTGCCTGCTCCGCATCGGCGAGCTCTCATGA
- the LOC123139158 gene encoding transmembrane 9 superfamily member 11 produces MAMAAARPRLLLLLLAAAAAALLLAPAHAFYLPGSYPHKYAPGEPLSVKVNSLTSIDTEIPYSYYSLPFCAPPEGVKDSAENLGELLMGDRIESSPYRFRMHANESDVLLCRSAPLSPPDFALLKRRIDEMYQVNLILDNLPAIRYTRKDDYFLRWTGYPVGIRVGVDYYVFNHLQFTVLVHRYEDPNVARVMGAAADASDGAAVPANAGRDASAAPGWMVVGFEVVPCSIKHNPEDARALKMYGKFPSKIKCDPSTVSMSIKENEPIVYTYEVSFVESDIKWPSRWDAYLKMEGAKVHWFSILNSLMVIAFLAGIVFVILLRTVRRDLTRYEELDSEAQAQMNEELSGWKLVVSDVFRAPSNPMLLCMMVGDGVQILGMAVVTILFAALGFMSPASRGTLITGMLFFYLVLGILAGYASVRVWKTIRCGDHSGWVGVSWRTACFFPGIAFLILTTLNFLLWGSQSTGAIPFSLFVVLILLWFCISVPLTLVGGFLGAKAPHIEYPVRTNQIPREIPAQKYPSWLLVLGAGTLPFGTLFIELFFIMSSIWMGRVYYVFGFLFIVMLLLVIVCAEVSLVLTYMHLCVEDWKWWWKSFFSSGSVAIYIFLYSINYLVFDLKSLSGPVSATLYLGYSLFMVIAIMLATGTVGFISSFCFVHYLFSSVKAD; encoded by the coding sequence ggcggcggcgctcctcctCGCCCCGGCCCACGCCTTCTACCTCCCGGGGAGCTACCCGCACAAGTACGCCCCGGGGGAGCCGCTGAGCGTCAAGGTGAACTCGCTCACCTCCATCGACACCGAGATCCCCTACAGCTACTACAGCCTGCCCTTCTGCGCGCCGCCGGAGGGGGTCAAGGACAGCGCCGAGAACCTCGGGGAGCTGCTCATGGGCGACCGCATCGAGAGCTCGCCCTACCGCTTCAGGATGCACGCCAACGAGTCGGACGTGCTGCTCTGCCGCTCCGCCCCCCTCTCCCCGCCGGACTTCGCGCTCCTCAAGCGCCGCATCGACGAGATGTACCAggtcaacctcatcctcgacaACCTCCCCGCCATCCGCTACACCCGCAAGGACGACTACTTCCTGCGCTGGACGGGGTACCCCGTCGGCATCCGCGTCGGCGTCGACTACTACGTCTTCAACCACCTCCAGTTCACCGTGCTCGTGCACCGCTACGAGGACCCCAACGTCGCCCGCGTCAtgggcgccgccgccgacgcctccGACGGCGCCGCCGTCCCCGCCAACGCCGGCAGGGACGCCTCCGCCGCCCCCGGCTGGATGGTCGTCGGCTTCGAGGTCGTGCCCTGCAGCATCAAGCACAACCCCGAGGACGCCAGGGCCCTCAAGATGTACGGAAAATTCCCCAGCAAGATCAAGTGCGACCCCTCCACCGTCTCCATGAGCATCAAGGAGAACGAGCCCATCGTCTACACCTACGAGGTCTCCTTCGTCGAGAGCGACATCAAGTGGCCCTCCAGGTGGGACGCCTACCTCAAGATGGAGGGCGCCAAGGTGCACTGGTTCTCCATCCTCAACTCGCTCATGGTCATCGCCTTCCTCGCCGGCATCGTCTTCGTCATACTGCTCAGGACCGTCAGGCGCGATCTCACGAGGTACGAGGAGCTCGACAGTGAGGCGCAGGCCCAGATGAACGAGGAGCTGTCCGGGTGGAAGCTCGTCGTCAGCGATGTCTTCCGCGCGCCCAGCAACCCAATGCTGCTCTGCATGATGGTTGGGGATGGGGTTCAGATCCTGGGAATGGCCGTGGTCACCATCCTGTTTGCCGCGCTTGGGTTCATGTCGCCGGCCTCCCGTGGTACCCTCATCACAGGCATGCTCTTCTTCTACCTGGTCCTCGGGATCCTGGCAGGATACGCGAGTGTCCGCGTCTGGAAGACAATCAGGTGTGGAGATCACTCGGGCTGGGTGGGTGTTTCATGGAGGACAGCCTGCTTCTTCCCTGGCATCGCGTTCCTGATCCTCACCACACTCAACTTCCTGCTGTGGGGAAGCCAGAGCACCGGGGCCATCCCCTTCTCGCTGTTCGTTGTGCTGATCCTGCTCTGGTTCTGCATCTCTGTGCCGCTTACACTCGTGGGTGGGTTCCTCGGTGCCAAGGCGCCGCACATCGAGTACCCAGTCCGCACAAACCAGATCCCGCGTGAGATCCCTGCTCAGAAGTACCCGTCCTGGCTGCTGGTTCTCGGCGCCGGCACGCTGCCCTTCGGCACCCTGTTCATCGAGCTCTTCTTCATCATGTCAAGCATCTGGATGGGGCGCGTGTACTACGTCTTCGGGTTCCTCTTCATCGTGATGCTGCTCCTGGTCATCGTCTGCGCCGAGGTCTCCCTGGTCCTGACCTACATGCACCTCTGCGTGGAGGACTGGAAGTGGTGGTGGAAGTCGTTCTTCTCGTCCGGGTCCGTGGCCATCTACATCTTCCTCTACTCGATCAACTACCTGGTGTTCGACCTCAAGAGCCTGAGCGGGCCGGTGTCGGCGACGCTCTACCTCGGCTACTCGCTCTTCATGGTCATTGCCATCATGCTGGCCACGGGCACGGTCGGGTTCATCTCCTCCTTCTGCTTCGTGCACTATCTCTTCTCGTCTGTGAAGGCCGATTAA